Within the Novosphingobium pentaromativorans US6-1 genome, the region ACTCGGCGCTGATCGGTGATCCGCAGACCACGTTCATGACAAAGAGCTTCGAGGTCGATGGGTTGGTGCACGTGTGACCTGTCAAAATAAGTAGGGCGCACCGGCCACGTTAGGCCGATGCGCCCGGAATCTCAACCGTGAGTCGGCTTGTCAGGCGGCAGCCTTGGGCTTTCTTCCACGGCGCGCATTGGGCTTGCGACCCAGGCCGATCTTCTTCGCGAGTTCGCGACGCTTCTCGGCATAGTTGGGCGCGACCATCGGATAGTCGGCGGGCAGGTTCCAGCGCGCGCGATATTCTTCCGGGGTCATGTTGTAGTGGGTCATGAGATGGCGCTTGAGCATCTTGAGCTTCTTGCCGTCTTCAAGACAGATGATGTAGTCCGGCTTTACCGAAGCGCGCACGGATACTGCCGGTTCGGGCTTTTCTTCTTCGACGGCCGCAGTGGTGCCAAGTCCGGCAAGGGCGCCATAGACGTTTGTGATCAGCGAAGGCAGATCTTCAACGGAAACGCTGTTGTTGCTTACATGCGCAGCGACGATGTCGGACGCGAGCGTGATCAACGTTTCATTGTTATCGGTTTTGATGTCTTCCATGTTTGGACCTCTTTGCGACCGCGTTACTGGGGGGATTGGGCAGGCTTACGCCAGCCAGTTCGTCCCCTGAACCATTTCTATGAGGAATACAAGTTTGTTCCTGTGATTTGGTTGCTATTCTACGACAATTCAAATCACTTGGATCAATTTGTTATGCCTTACCTCGAGATGTCGCAGGCAAAGGTAATTGCGTCGATCCGCTGACCATCGGCTCTTCGATAGTAGTCTGGTCTTTCGCCGATCACGCAGAATCCGAAATCTTTATAAAGAGACTCGGCCGGATTACCTTTTCTCATTTCAAGCAACAGGCGTTTTGCGCCTCTTGAGCGGGCCGCGTCCCGCAAAGAATTAAGCATGATTCCGCCAAGGCCACATCGGCGATATTCCGGGCGCACGGCAAGAAGCAGCAATTCCTCTTCTTCGAATCCGGTGCGTGACAGAGAAAAGCCAGCGGCAGGTTCGCCTTCGAGAGCCGGAGTGCCTTCTGGCGAAATCAGGAAATAATGCGTGTGACCGAATGCAAGGGCATCCTCGACCTGCCGACGGTTCCAGGCTTCGCCCCAGATCGGATCGAATCCGGCGGACATGACCGCCATGAGCCGGTCGATGTCGTCATTCATGCCAGCTTCGCCAGCGGCAGTTTCGCGTCCGGTTCGCGGCCGTAAACCGGGTGCAGGTCGGCCAGGAATGCCTGGTTCGGCAAGCGGGGAAAGGCGCGGGCGTCCGGCCAGATTTCCAGCGCATGGCCGTTGCCGCGCAGTGCGACGAGGGCCGCGGCCTGGTTGCCGGCGACCAGGTCTTCCTCGCTCGCCTGGGCGGCAAGGTCGGGCTTGAGCGAGGCGAGGGCGCGAGTCGTGTCGCCGTTGGGGGCAAAACCCTGGGTGAACCATTCGCCGTGTCCGCCGGTCATGGCAACTGCGACGGGAACGTCTCCGTGTTCGGCGCGGGCCATGGCGGCGATCATCGCGAGGCTTGAGTAACCGCGCGTCTCTGTTCCCCATGCCAGCGCCAGGGCGCGGGCCGTTGCCAGTCCCACGCGCACGCCGG harbors:
- a CDS encoding MucR family transcriptional regulator, which encodes MEDIKTDNNETLITLASDIVAAHVSNNSVSVEDLPSLITNVYGALAGLGTTAAVEEEKPEPAVSVRASVKPDYIICLEDGKKLKMLKRHLMTHYNMTPEEYRARWNLPADYPMVAPNYAEKRRELAKKIGLGRKPNARRGRKPKAAA
- a CDS encoding GNAT family N-acetyltransferase translates to MNDDIDRLMAVMSAGFDPIWGEAWNRRQVEDALAFGHTHYFLISPEGTPALEGEPAAGFSLSRTGFEEEELLLLAVRPEYRRCGLGGIMLNSLRDAARSRGAKRLLLEMRKGNPAESLYKDFGFCVIGERPDYYRRADGQRIDAITFACDISR
- the tsaB gene encoding tRNA (adenosine(37)-N6)-threonylcarbamoyltransferase complex dimerization subunit type 1 TsaB translates to MRTLVIDSATEACSVALFEGDALVAGEFRMLGRGHAEALVPMISALPDRGRADYIAVALGPGSFTGVRVGLATARALALAWGTETRGYSSLAMIAAMARAEHGDVPVAVAMTGGHGEWFTQGFAPNGDTTRALASLKPDLAAQASEEDLVAGNQAAALVALRGNGHALEIWPDARAFPRLPNQAFLADLHPVYGREPDAKLPLAKLA